One genomic window of Macadamia integrifolia cultivar HAES 741 unplaced genomic scaffold, SCU_Mint_v3 scaffold986, whole genome shotgun sequence includes the following:
- the LOC122070718 gene encoding ABC transporter B family member 2-like, producing MRLAYLKSMLNQDISLFDTEASTGEVISAITSDIIVVQDAISEKVGNFLHYISRFISGFAIGFSQVWQISLVTLSIVPLIAIAGGIYAYVATGLIARVRKSYVKAGEIAEEAIANVRTVQAFVGEEKAVLSYKMALKKTYEYGKKGGLAKGVGLGSLHCVLFLSWSLLTWFTSVVVHKEIADGGKSFTTMLNVIIAGLLNTLLLRLISEDQGTFQKGKIISTNISLASELILVDKPANTKVVGCKWIFKKKKDLHGNVEKFKARLVAKGYT from the exons GAGATTAGCGTATTTGAAATCGATGTTGAATCAAGATATCAGCCTCTTTGACACTGAAGCTTCCACTGGAGAAGTGATCTCTGCAATCACCAGTGATATAATTGTAGTTCAAGATGCCATCTCTGAGAAG GTGGGGAATTTCTTGCACTACATAAGCCGTTTTATATCAGGTTTTGCAATTGGGTTCTCTCAAGTTTGGCAGATCAGTCTTGTCACCCTATCTATAGTCCCCCTAATTGCCATTGCTGGTGGTATCTATGCTTATGTAGCAACTGGTCTTATTGCTAGAGTGAGGAAATCCTACGTCAAGGCTGGTGAAATTGCAGAAGAG GCTATTGCCAACGTTCGAACGGTCCAAGCATTTGTTGGAGAAGAGAAGGCGGTATTATCGTACAAGATGGCTCTCAAAAAAACTTATGAGTATGGGAAGAAGGGAGGACTAGCCAAGGGTGTTGGACTTGGTTCTCTGCACTGTGTTCTCTTCTTGTCATGGTCACTTCTCACATGGTTCACTAGCGTTGTCGTCCACAAGGAGATAGCAGATGGTGGAAAATCCTTCACCACCATGCTTAATGTCATTATAGCCGGACT GCTGAATACTCTCCTTCTAAGATTAATTTCTGAAGATCAGGGTACGTTCCAGAAGGGTAAGATCATCTCAACTAACATCAGTCTTGCTTCAGAGCTG ATATTAGTTGACAAACCTGCGAACACTAAagttgttggttgcaaatggatcttcaaaaaaaagaaggatctGCATGGAAATGTTGAGAAGTTTAAGGCAAGACTTGTTGCTAAAGGCTACACTTAA
- the LOC122070717 gene encoding uncharacterized protein LOC122070717, which translates to MTIAMNWSLQQIQVSFIHASCFRVDRRTLWLDLMHDSPQSPTPWVIIGDFNATLYSHEKRGPGSFSLDSAAEYGAMVDVCSMSQIQAKNLPGPIIDAGGMYALFWTEASAMKNGSLAFKIALSCGRIVAGMSLRLVDPCSYAEAKVQDQIDGNGMNDQLFALEADAKMGLAKALENHEKLWDENARIRSIPTVDHLDLLESIPKTLQEIDNFRLDSLTGDAEIRTTVWELDPDSSPGPDGFYGAFFRRCWSIVDKEMEGAETLDKFRPLCMGNFFYKIISKVMALHLEPLLPRLISEEQGAFQKGKMIHDNISIASELANLMFSSTRGGGLGLKIDISKAYDTISWSFLFQVMRRFGFYEIWIKRLHQILSSTKIFVLLNGGPQAFFGVERGLRQGDPIYPMLFIIAKEVLSRGLSRLVQSKMIQSIQGPRGTPTPGHILFADNIFIFSNANLSFPTRHLGVEIFKGRVKKETLMPVMDRVKGHIAGWKGKLLSMAGRVELVRSVVSAIPNHSFAVYWWPSFLLETMERWMRNFIWTGEVDSSNAIAVRWDFVCKPKEEGGLGIRRLRDTNMAMLNKMVWRFKHGKHAASSFLRARFVKKNGAFNMGCRHSSIALGTRKVWKFVDLNERWIIGNGGLARFWKDKWWGPKAIMDEIQDADISLLDSDAKVESTPWKITHCYREVNTAADYLAKKASKSGVSACAVPLPHHINVDLEDDVLGRHRYRFF; encoded by the exons ATGACGATAGCCATGAATTGGAGCCTACAACAGATTCAGGTTTCATTTATTCATGCGAGCTGCTTCAGAGTGGATAGAAGAACGCTATGGTTGGACTTAATGCATGATTCCCCTCAGTCCCCCACCCCCTGGGTGATTATAGGAGACTTTAATGCGACCCTGTACTCTCATGAAAAGCGTGGTCCTGGAAGCTTCAGTTTGGACTCAGCTGCAGAGTATGGGGCCATGGTAGATGTATGTTCTATGTCTCAGATACAGGCAAAAAATTTACCTGGTCCAATAATCGACGCAGGGGGAATGTATGCGCTGTTTTGGACAGAAGCTTCTGCAATGAAGAATGGATCACTTGCTTTCAAGATTGCTCTCA GTTGTGGCAGAATCGTGGCCGGAATGAGTCTCAGGCTCGTCGATCCTTGCTCTTATGCTGAAGCTAAA GTGCAGGATCAAATTGATGGCAATGGGATGAACGACCAACTGTTTGCACTAGAGGCAGATGCTAAAATGGGTCTAGCCAAGGCTCTAGAAAATCATGAGAAGCTATGGGATGAGAATGCGAGAATAAG GTCTATTCCAACGGTAGACCATTTAGATCTCTTGGAAAGTATTCCGAAAACTCTCCAAGAAATTGATAATTTTCGGCTCGATTCACTCACAGGTGATGCAGAAATTAGAACAACAGTGTGGGAGTTGGATCCAGACAGTTCGCCTGGCCCTGATGGTTTTTATGGTGCTTTCTTTAGGAGATGCTGGAGCATAGTGGATAAAGAG ATGGAAGGAGCGGAGACCCTTGATAAATTCCGCCCATTGTGTATGGGCAATTTTTTCTACAAAATAATCTCAAAAGTGATGGCCCTTCATCTTGAACCTCTCCTTCCTAGACTTATTTCAGAAGAACAGGGGGCTTTTCAAAAGGGTAAGATGATCCATGACAATATCTCTATTGCTTCAGAACTAGCAAACTTGATGTTTTCTTCTACAAGAGGGGGTGGCCTGGGTCTGAAAATAGACATTAGTAAAGCATATGACACCATCTCTTGGAGCTTCCTATTCCAAGTAATGCGGCGCTTTGGCTTTTATGAGATATGGATTAAACGTCTCCATCAAATCTTGTCATCTACAAAAATATTTGTCCTGCTTAACGGAGGTCCACAAGCTTTttttggtgtggagagaggTCTGAGACAGGGAGACCCTATTTATCCCATGCTCTTCATCATAGCAAAAGAAGTTTTGTCAAGAGGCTTGTCGAGACTGGTCCAGAGCAAAATGATACAGTCAATCCAGGGCCCCAGAGGCACTCCTACTCCAGGGCATATTCTTTTTGCAGACAACATTTTCATCTTCTCAAATGCTAATCTGAG CTTTCCTACTCGCCATCTTGGTGTGGAAATTTTTAAGGGAAGGGTAAAGAAGGAGACACTGATGCCTGTTATGGACAGAGTTAAAGGCCATATagctggttggaaaggaaagcttctgTCAATGGCAGGAAGGGTAGAATTGGTTCGATCGGTTGTCTCTGCCATTCCAAATCATAGCTTtgctgtttattggtggccatcaTTTCTCCTTGAAacaatggagagatggatgagaaactttattTGGACCGGCGAGGTGGATTCTTCTAATGCGATCGCGGTCAGATGGGACTTTGTTTGCAAGCCAAAGGAGGAGGGGGGCTTGGGGATTAGAAGACTTAGAGATACAAATATGGCTATGCTCAATAAGATGGTGTGGCGCTTCAAGCATGGGAAGCATGCCGCCAGTTCTTTTCTCAGGGCAAGATTTGTCAAGAAAAATGGAGCTTTTAATATGGGCTGTAGGCACTCCTCTATCGCCTTGGGCACTCGAAAGGTGTGGAAGTTTGTGGATCTGAATGAAAGGTGGATCATTGGTAATGGGGGCCTAGCAAGATTCTGGAAAGATAAGTGGTGGGGACCCAAGGCCATCATGGACGAGATTCAGGATGCGGATATCTCTCTCTTGGACTCTGATGCCAAAGTAG AATCTACTCCATGGAAGATCACCCACTGCTATAGAGAAGTGAACACTGCTGCGGACTATCTGGCGAAGAAGGCATCCAAGTCAGGTGTCTCTGCTTGTGCGGTGCCTTTACCGCATCATATTAATGTCGATTTAGAGGATGATGTGTTGGGCAGGCACAGGTACCGCTTCTTCTAG